From Procambarus clarkii isolate CNS0578487 chromosome 73, FALCON_Pclarkii_2.0, whole genome shotgun sequence, one genomic window encodes:
- the LOC138356677 gene encoding uncharacterized protein, which translates to MVILKGSKDVILKGSKVVILKGSKDVILKGKDAILKCSKDVILKGSKDVILKGSKDVILKGSKDVILKGSKDVILKGSKDVILKGSKDVILKGSKDVILKGSKDVILKGSKDVILKGSKDVILKGSKDVILKGSKDVILKGSKDVILKGSEDVILKGSKDVILKGSKDVILKGSKDVILKGTKDVILKGSKDVILKGSKDVILKGSKDVH; encoded by the coding sequence ATGGTCATTTTGAAGGGTAGTAAAGATGTCATTTTGAAGGGTAGTAAAGTTGTCATTTTGAAGGGTAGTAAAGATGTCATTCTTAAGGGTAAAGATGCCATTTTGAAGTGTAGTAAAGATGTCATTTTGAAGGGTAGTAAAGATGTCATTTTGAAGGGTAGTAAAGATGTCATTTTGAAGGGTAGTAAAGATGTCATTTTGAAGGGTAGTAAAGACGTCATTTTGAAGGGTAGTAAAGATGTCATTTTGAAGGGTAGTAAAGATGTCATTTTGAAGGGCAGTAAAGACGTCATTTTGAAGGGTAGTAAAGATGTCATTTTGAAGGGTAGTAAAGATGTCATTTTGAAGGGTAGTAAAGATGTCATTTTGAAGGGTAGTAAAGATGTCATTTTGAAGGGTAGTAAAGATGTCATTTTGAAGGGTAGTAAAGACGTCAttttgaagggtagtgaagatgtCATTTTGAAGGGTAGTAAAGATGTCATTTTGAAGGGTAGTAAAGATGTCATTTTGAAGGGTAGTAAAGATGTCATTTTGAAGGGTACTAAAGATGTCATTTTGAAGGGTAGTAAAGATGTCATTTTGAAGGGTAGTAAAGATGTCATTTTGAAGGGTAGTAAAGATGTCCATTGA
- the LOC138356678 gene encoding salivary glue protein Sgs-3-like, whose translation MPRQKYSNSFSLLTAVTVPRTRSNSKTATRTPSNSKTATRTPSNSKTATRTPSNSKTATRTPSNSKTATRTPSNSKTAPRTPSNSKTAPRTPSNSKTAPRTPSNSKTATRTPSNSKTATRTPSNSKTATRTPSNSKTATRTPSNSKTATRTPSNSKTATRTPSNSKTAPRTPSNSKTAPRTPSNSKTAPRTPSNSKTATRTPSNSKTTTRTPSNSRTTTRTPSNS comes from the exons ATGCCTCGACAAAAATATTCTAATTCATTTAGCTTGCTGACTGCAGTG ACTGTACCAAGGACTCGTAGCAACTCCAAGACTGCAACAAGGACTCCTAGCAACTCCAAGACTGCTACAAGGACTCCTAGCAACTCCAAGACTGCTACAAGGACTCCTAGCAACTCCAAGACTGCTACAAGGACTCCTAGCAACTCCAAGACTGCTACAAGGACTCCTAGCAACTCCAAGACTGCACCAAGGACTCCTAGCAACTCCAAGACTGCACCAAGGACTCCTAGCAACTCCAAGACTGCACCAAGGACTCCTAGCAACTCCAAGACTGCTACAAGGACTCCTAGCAACTCCAAGACTGCTACAAGGACTCCTAGCAACTCCAAGACTGCTACAAGGACTCCTAGCAACTCCAAGACTGCTACAAGGACTCCTAGCAACTCCAAGACTGCTACAAGGACTCCTAGCAACTCCAAGACTGCTACAAGGACTCCTAGCAACTCCAAGACTGCACCAAGGACTCCTAGCAACTCCAAGACTGCACCAAGGACTCCTAGCAACTCCAAGACTGCACCAAGGACTCCTAGCAACTCCAAGACTGCTACAAGGACTCCTAGCAACTCCAAGACTACAACAAGGACTCCTAGCAACTCCAGGACTACAACAAGGACTCCTAGCAACTCCTAG